The bacterium genome segment CCGAAACGATTACGGTCGAACATTATCATGATTTAGGAAAATTATTATTCGGTTTTACAATTTTCTGGGCGTATATCGGATTTTCACAGTTTTTCCTTATCTGGTATGCTAATATTCCTGAAGAAACGGTTTATTACCTTCACCGTTGGGAAGGGTCGTGGAAATATGTAAGCCTGTTGCTAATTTTCGGTCATCTCATGTTACCCTTCCTGGCCTTGATTGCCCGCGCGCCCAAACGTAATCTAAACGTATTGAAAGTCATAGGATTCTGGTTACTCTTCATGCATTGGGTGGATATTCACTGGATGGTATTGCCTACGTTGCATCATCATGGTGTGAGCTTGTCCTGGATGGATTTGACGGCCATGATGGGTGTCGGAGGTATTTTTCTGTGGTTCTTCTGGCAACGCTTCAGCGCCAACGCGCTTGTACCCAAAGGCGATCCAAGATTGGAAGCATCGATTCATATCGTCAACTAAATTGTAATTAGGAATATTGTTATGGAAGATCGTAGAGAATTATCGCAAGAACACGGACATGAAAAACATGTCGTCCATGCGGAGCATGTTGGTGCCGAACATGGCGGTGTGGATTATGAACGGCGCGATGCCAATCCTAAAAAGATTTTGATTTTCACTGTGACGCTGGTAATTATTATTGCCGGACTGATTATGGGTTTGAGCGAGTATTTTCTGTTTGTGACGGACGCTCAGGTAGCCGAAGCGGTCTTGAAAAAAGAAGATGCGCGTTTGCGCGATCTTCATGCGATGGAAGACGAAGTGTTGAATTCATATAAAGTGTTGGACGCAGAAAAAGGGATTTATCAGATTCCTATCAATCGCGCAATGGAAGTTCTGGCTGACGAAGCTTTCCGCGCTCAGCAAATGTCCAGTAAGAAGTAAGGCTGTTTTTTGAAAAACGGTTTCTACATCTGTTCTTTTATAATCGGACTTTTTTTTTCACCGGCTACGTACGCGCAGGCCGTGTTGAAAGATCCGCCGCAACTGCGTGGAATCGATGTCGAAGAGCATCTCGGTTCGACGATTCCGCTCGATCTGGAATTTACCAACGATGCCGGCGAAAAGGTTAAACTCGGACAATATTTTCATCAGGGCAAACCGGTTATCATCGTTTTAGCTTATTACAATTGTCCGATGTTATGTACGTTGGTGCTCAATGCGGTGACTGAATCGGTGAAACAATTGACATGGACACCGGGTAATGAATTTCAGATTTTGACGCTCAGTATTGATCCGCTTGAGACTTCGGATTTGGCCGCAGCAAAAAAACGGAATTATTTGAAGTTTTTGGATAAACCCGGCGCCGAGGACGGTTGGAGGTTTTTCGTTGGAGAAGACGCTTCCATCCATCAATTGGCTGATGCGTTGGGTTTCAAATATTTTTATGTTGAAGAACGTAAAGAATACGCGCATCCCGCGGTTGCTTTTATTTTAGGTGAAGACGGCAAAATTTCGCGTTATCTGTACGGTATACAATTCAAAGAACGCGATATGCGGTTGGCGCTTGTGGAAGCGTCGGAAGGTAAAGTTGGCAATACAATTGATAGGATACTTTTATATTGTTATCACTACGACCCACAGGCCAAAGGCTATGTCGTATTTGCAACGAATGTGATGAAACTGGGCGGACTTTTGACTATGGTATTGTTGGGAACGTTTGTAGCGGTTTTATGGAGAAAAGAAAGCCAGCGCAAAGATCAGTTGGTAAAATCGGATGAGAATCAGAAAGTTTAATATACAGTTCGTTACTATCGTTTTAACTTTTAGAAAGTCGAAGATCAATGAATGAAAACGGCTCTTTTTGGATGCCTTCAGCGGAGTCTACATATGCCGGTGATATAGACGGGATTTTTCATTTCGTTTATTACTGGTCCATATTTTTCTTCGTCATTGTCGTATTGGGCATCGTTGTTTTTGCGATCAAATACCGTCGCAAAAAACTTGAAATGACTCCGGACTTGTCCCACAATAATACTTTAGAAGTCATGTGGACGGCATTTCCGGCTATTCTTGTCATGATCGTTTTTGTGTGGGGGTTCAAAGATTACATCAAAATGTCCGTTGTTCCTAAAGACGCGTATGAAATCAAAGTGACCGGCCAAAAATGGTTCTGGTCGTTTGAATACGCGGAAGGTGCGACCACAGTGAATGAATTGGTTGTGCCGGTTGGCCGTCCAATCAAACTTTTGATGTCATCCCAAGACGTGATTCACTGTTTATATTTACCGAATTTCCGTACGAAACGCGACGTGTTGCCCAACCGCTATTCGATGACGTGGTTTGAAGCCGTAAACGTCGGGGAATTTCCGGTGTTTTGCGCCGAGTATTGCGGGACCAAACATTCGGAAATGATCGGTAAAATACGGGTATTGAGTGAAACCGATTTTAAAAATTGGCTTGAGACAAGCAGCGCCAGCGGCGAAGGCATGGCGCCTGAAGAATATGGTGCAAAATTGTACGTATCCAAAGCCTGCATTACTTGCCACAGTATTGACGGCAAGCCTGGAACGGGACCGAGTTGGAAAGGCGTTTTCGGAAAACAAGAACACCTTGCCGATGGGAGCACAGTGCTGGTTGACGAAAATTATATCCGCGAATCGATGTTGAATCCACAGGCTAAAGTGACGGCAGGATTTCAACCGGTGATGCCAACATTTCAAGGCATCCTAAAGGATCGCGAAATCGATGCGATCATCGCGTATATCAAGTCTTTAAAATAAAAATGTAAAGGTAATGTTATGGCAGCTACAGTTGCTGACACCAAAGCTTCGATGGCTTATGCCGAAGTCAATTATCTCAACGAACCGAAAGGACTAAAGTCCTGGTTGTTGACATTGGACCACAAACGTATCGGTCTGATGTATTTTTTTGCTATCATGACGATGTTCTTTCTCGGCGGCATATTTGCACTGTTGGTCCGTCTGGAATTATTTACTCCTAAACAGGATTTTTTTGGCGCCGATACGTATAATAAGTTTTTTACGCTCCACGGAGCCATCATGGTATTCTTGTTTATCATTCCGTCGATTCCGGCAGCATTGGGCAATATTATTTTGCCGCTTCAACTCGGCGCTAAAGACGTTGCATTTCCCAGGCTCAACCTGGCGAGTTGGTACGTATACGTGACCGGTGCATTGTTTGCAATTTATTCGATGGTGACCAATGCCGTGGATACAGGATGGACGTTCTATGCTCCGTACAGTACGACGACTAATACGGCGGTCATTTCCATGACGATGGCTGTTTTTATTTTAGGTTTTTCGTCAATTTTTACCGGTCTGAATTTCCTTGTTACCATTCATAAATTACGTGCTCCGGGCATGACATGGTTTAAGATGCCGCTCTTTGTCTGGGGACTTTATGCAACGGCGCTTATTCAGGTTTTAGCGACTCCCGTGCTTGCGATTACCGTCGTGTTGCTTATGTTGGAGCGGGGGCTCGGGATAGGGATTTTCGATCCGGCCATGGGCGGCGATCCGGTGTTATTTCAACACTTTTTCTGGTTCTACTCGCACCCGGCTGTCTATATCATGATTCTTCCCGGTATGGCGATCATTAGCGAATTGATCACGGCGTTTTCGCGTAAACAAATGTTCGGATATAAATTCGTTGGTTTTTCGAGTTTGGCGATTGCATTGACCGGCTTTATGGTGTGGGGACACCACATGTTTACCAGCGGCCAATCGGAATTATCAGCGGTTATTTTTTCTTTCATTACGTTTCTGGTTGGTATTCCATCCGGTATAAAAATTTTCAATTGGCTTGCTACGATGTATCGCGGGTCAATCACTTTACAAACTCCTATGCTGTGGGCGTTTGCCTTTTTATTTCTTTTTACGATCGGCGGTCTGACCGGAATTTTTCTTGGGGCCATCTCTTTAGATATCCATCTTCATGATACGTATTTCGTAGTTGCGCACTTTCACTATGTGATGATGGGTGGTACGGTCATGGCCTTGATGGGAGGTATTCATTATTGGTGGCCGAAGATATGGGGACGCATGTATAATGAAAAACTGGCACGGTTTTCAGTGTTTTTTGTTTTTGTAGGATTCAACGTGACGTTTTTTACACAATTTATTTTGGGAACGCGCGGAATGCCACGCCGCTATTACCAATATTTGGAACAATATCAAACGCTGCACGAAATATCAACGGTCGGATCGTGGCTATTGCTTTTGGGATTTGCCATCATGGCTTTTTATCTAATCCACTCGATTTTCAAAGGTAAAGTGGCAGGTAATAATCCTTGGGGCGCCTTGACATTGGAATGGACGACGAGTTCGCCTCCGCCGGCGCACAATTTTGAACGTCAGCCGATTGCTGTTAACGGGCCGTACGATTTTGACAAAGTAGCGGCAGAGATTACATACGAAGGTACGCCGGGCTTTGGCGAAACGGTTGTGGCCAAGAAAGAAACAACTGAAGTCAAACATTAATACAATAACAACAAGGTCATTATGTCGATGAATCATGCAGCTGAACATCCGGCACATCTGGCACATCATTTTGCCGATACGGAGCAGCAAAAAGAATCCGCCAAGCTCGGGATGTGGTTTTTTCTGCTGACTGAAGTACTTACTTTTGGCGGACTGTTTTGTGCCTATGCCGTTTACCGTGCGTGGCATCCTGAAATGTTTTTCAATGCTCACAAAGAGCTCAGCCTTATGGCCGGAACGATCAATACGATTGTACTGATTACCAGCTCTCTTACAATGGCTCTTGCCATTCGATCGATGCAATTGGGCGACAAGAAACAAGCGATGATGCATTTGGCATTAACGTTCTTGCTTGCGGCAACGTTCCTTGTTATCAAGTATTTTGAATACAGTCATAAATTTCACGAAGGCCAATTGCCCGGAAGATTTTACACGTATACCGGCATTGAGGGCTCAAATCCTCATGTTTTCTTCAGTATTTATTTTGCTATGACAGGATTACATGGTATTCACGTGATGGGCGGCATGTGCTTGATTGCCTGGTTGTTTTTCAAAACAAAAAACGGCGCCTTTTCACCTGAATATTATACGCCGATTGAAATGACCGGCTTGTTTTGGCACTTAGTCGATTTGATTTGGATTTTCTTATTCCCATTATTTTATCTGATAGGATAAGCCCATGAGTAAAGAATCTTCACAACACGGACATCATCATGTTTTGCCATTGAGCACCTACTTGGGTGTCGCTTCTGCGCTGTTGATACTAA includes the following:
- a CDS encoding SCO family protein, producing MKNGFYICSFIIGLFFSPATYAQAVLKDPPQLRGIDVEEHLGSTIPLDLEFTNDAGEKVKLGQYFHQGKPVIIVLAYYNCPMLCTLVLNAVTESVKQLTWTPGNEFQILTLSIDPLETSDLAAAKKRNYLKFLDKPGAEDGWRFFVGEDASIHQLADALGFKYFYVEERKEYAHPAVAFILGEDGKISRYLYGIQFKERDMRLALVEASEGKVGNTIDRILLYCYHYDPQAKGYVVFATNVMKLGGLLTMVLLGTFVAVLWRKESQRKDQLVKSDENQKV
- the coxB gene encoding cytochrome c oxidase subunit II, whose translation is MNENGSFWMPSAESTYAGDIDGIFHFVYYWSIFFFVIVVLGIVVFAIKYRRKKLEMTPDLSHNNTLEVMWTAFPAILVMIVFVWGFKDYIKMSVVPKDAYEIKVTGQKWFWSFEYAEGATTVNELVVPVGRPIKLLMSSQDVIHCLYLPNFRTKRDVLPNRYSMTWFEAVNVGEFPVFCAEYCGTKHSEMIGKIRVLSETDFKNWLETSSASGEGMAPEEYGAKLYVSKACITCHSIDGKPGTGPSWKGVFGKQEHLADGSTVLVDENYIRESMLNPQAKVTAGFQPVMPTFQGILKDREIDAIIAYIKSLK
- the ctaD gene encoding cytochrome c oxidase subunit I gives rise to the protein MAATVADTKASMAYAEVNYLNEPKGLKSWLLTLDHKRIGLMYFFAIMTMFFLGGIFALLVRLELFTPKQDFFGADTYNKFFTLHGAIMVFLFIIPSIPAALGNIILPLQLGAKDVAFPRLNLASWYVYVTGALFAIYSMVTNAVDTGWTFYAPYSTTTNTAVISMTMAVFILGFSSIFTGLNFLVTIHKLRAPGMTWFKMPLFVWGLYATALIQVLATPVLAITVVLLMLERGLGIGIFDPAMGGDPVLFQHFFWFYSHPAVYIMILPGMAIISELITAFSRKQMFGYKFVGFSSLAIALTGFMVWGHHMFTSGQSELSAVIFSFITFLVGIPSGIKIFNWLATMYRGSITLQTPMLWAFAFLFLFTIGGLTGIFLGAISLDIHLHDTYFVVAHFHYVMMGGTVMALMGGIHYWWPKIWGRMYNEKLARFSVFFVFVGFNVTFFTQFILGTRGMPRRYYQYLEQYQTLHEISTVGSWLLLLGFAIMAFYLIHSIFKGKVAGNNPWGALTLEWTTSSPPPAHNFERQPIAVNGPYDFDKVAAEITYEGTPGFGETVVAKKETTEVKH
- a CDS encoding cytochrome c oxidase subunit 3 family protein, whose amino-acid sequence is MSMNHAAEHPAHLAHHFADTEQQKESAKLGMWFFLLTEVLTFGGLFCAYAVYRAWHPEMFFNAHKELSLMAGTINTIVLITSSLTMALAIRSMQLGDKKQAMMHLALTFLLAATFLVIKYFEYSHKFHEGQLPGRFYTYTGIEGSNPHVFFSIYFAMTGLHGIHVMGGMCLIAWLFFKTKNGAFSPEYYTPIEMTGLFWHLVDLIWIFLFPLFYLIG